In the Chroococcidiopsis sp. SAG 2025 genome, one interval contains:
- a CDS encoding chemotaxis protein CheW yields the protein MISEFTTRGVVAGNPNAEEAAGSKQQLLLHLPPDTTAILPLAQIAEVLTVPTAQIVPIPHLPAWVMGVYNWRGEILWIVDLGHKIGQAPLYQQGTSRSSYTAVVIHSTQQVAERQSDRKTGKKVLGLLVNQVEDMEWCNPDNIQSPPASAVTPELVPYLRGYFPKPNGEILVVLDGDSIIAGMPQSKTEAS from the coding sequence ATGATATCGGAATTTACAACCAGGGGTGTAGTAGCAGGAAATCCAAATGCAGAAGAAGCTGCTGGCTCAAAACAGCAGCTTCTTCTGCATTTGCCACCAGATACGACTGCCATATTGCCACTAGCCCAAATCGCAGAAGTACTGACCGTACCCACTGCTCAAATCGTACCTATTCCCCATTTACCTGCTTGGGTCATGGGTGTTTATAACTGGCGAGGCGAGATTCTGTGGATTGTCGATCTCGGTCACAAGATCGGACAGGCTCCCCTATACCAACAAGGAACTAGTCGCTCTAGTTACACAGCAGTGGTGATTCACAGCACTCAGCAGGTTGCTGAAAGACAAAGCGATCGCAAAACAGGTAAAAAAGTGCTGGGATTATTAGTGAATCAGGTGGAAGACATGGAATGGTGCAACCCTGATAACATTCAATCCCCTCCCGCGTCTGCTGTCACCCCTGAGTTAGTGCCGTATTTGCGTGGTTATTTTCCCAAGCCGAATGGCGAAATCTTGGTGGTGTTAGATGGCGACTCCATCATCGCTGGAATGCCTCAGTCAAAAACCGAGGCTAGTTGA
- a CDS encoding phosphatidate cytidylyltransferase, with protein MPWSRIISGIIAIALALTASVLGGWYFTFMFMAIVYLGQLEYFELVRAKGIAPAAKTTIVVSLALLAISTVSSNLADAVMPVAGTFICFYLLFLPKLASIADISTSILGLFYCGYLPSYWIRLRSLGNPAVSNIPFDGYLPDLSTINLIKQGNFAALPQGLTVTLLAFLCIWAADIGAYTIGKFFGRTRLSDISPKKTVEGSVFGIAGSITVAAIGSWYLHWAGSPWTGITLGLLIGITSLLGDLTESMMKRDAGVKDSGQLIPGHGGILDRADSYVFTAPLVYYFVTLLLPLLD; from the coding sequence ATGCCTTGGTCTCGAATTATTAGTGGAATTATCGCGATCGCTCTTGCCCTAACTGCCAGCGTCTTAGGAGGGTGGTATTTTACCTTTATGTTTATGGCGATCGTTTATTTGGGTCAACTGGAATATTTTGAATTAGTCCGAGCCAAGGGAATTGCACCTGCTGCGAAAACAACAATAGTCGTCAGTTTAGCTTTGCTGGCGATCTCTACGGTTTCTTCCAACTTAGCTGATGCCGTGATGCCAGTAGCAGGAACGTTTATTTGTTTCTATCTCCTATTTTTACCGAAATTAGCCTCGATCGCTGATATTTCTACTTCTATTTTAGGACTATTTTATTGCGGTTATTTACCGAGTTATTGGATTAGATTGCGATCGCTTGGCAATCCTGCTGTCAGCAATATTCCATTCGATGGATACTTACCAGATCTATCTACTATTAATCTCATCAAGCAAGGAAATTTTGCCGCTTTACCGCAAGGTTTGACAGTCACTCTCCTAGCTTTCTTGTGTATTTGGGCAGCTGATATTGGAGCTTATACTATTGGTAAATTTTTTGGACGTACTCGCCTTTCTGATATTAGTCCCAAGAAAACTGTGGAAGGTTCTGTATTTGGAATTGCTGGTAGCATAACTGTAGCCGCGATCGGCAGCTGGTATCTTCATTGGGCTGGTTCGCCTTGGACGGGTATAACTTTGGGGTTGTTAATTGGAATTACCAGCTTATTAGGCGATCTCACGGAATCCATGATGAAACGCGATGCTGGTGTCAAAGACTCAGGACAATTGATTCCAGGTCACGGGGGTATCCTCGATCGCGCCGATAGTTACGTTTTTACCGCTCCATTAGTTTACTATTTCGTCACTTTGTTGTTGCCGTTATTAGATTGA
- a CDS encoding chemotaxis protein CheW, translating into MASALVRSKIQATGQIAQEAATSIKIVMFQMGEFNLALHINSIVKVLPQTVVYGSGQHGVGLIHLSDREVTVVDLQRRLFQSSGNLDPAKRGYLMLVQDRQRELYAIPVAQVPTLMDVPLSCVRILPESYRNADIFGFATHVAVIPATEPPLTIFMLDVDQLLLVRNVEIV; encoded by the coding sequence ATGGCAAGCGCTCTAGTTAGATCGAAAATTCAAGCTACAGGACAGATTGCTCAAGAGGCAGCTACGTCGATCAAAATCGTGATGTTTCAAATGGGCGAGTTTAACTTAGCCTTGCACATTAATAGCATTGTGAAAGTACTTCCACAGACAGTAGTTTATGGTAGCGGGCAACATGGAGTCGGACTGATTCATTTGAGCGATCGCGAGGTCACGGTGGTCGATCTCCAGCGACGATTATTTCAGTCTAGCGGCAATCTCGATCCTGCAAAGCGGGGATATTTGATGCTCGTCCAAGACAGACAAAGAGAACTTTATGCCATTCCCGTTGCTCAAGTTCCTACTTTGATGGACGTACCCTTGTCTTGCGTGCGCATTTTGCCGGAATCTTACCGCAATGCCGATATATTCGGCTTTGCAACTCACGTAGCCGTGATTCCAGCAACAGAACCACCACTGACAATATTCATGTTAGACGTGGATCAACTGCTATTAGTCAGGAATGTAGAAATTGTCTAG
- a CDS encoding M3 family metallopeptidase encodes MSAIATVDNPLLIGQGLPPFAQIQPEHVVPAMTQLLAELESELANLEANVTPTWSGLVEPIDRLSERLRWSWGIVGHLMGVKNSPELRTAYETVQPQVVEFYNKFSQSQPLYEAFKELRASQTWKTLTNAQKRIVEAAIRDAELSGVGLAGEQRDRFNAIQLELAELTTKFSNNVLDATKAFSLTLTSPDEVEGLPPSWLSLAAQAARAAGEEKATPEHGPWRVTLDFPSYLPFMQHGKRRDLREKLYRAFISRASSGDLDNTPLIEKILQLRREKANLLGFNSYAELSLASKMAPSVDAVEALSEELRRASYDAAKQDLENLRTFAASKGAPEGSNLQHWDIAFWAERQREEKFAFSAEELRPYFPLPQVLDGLFTLVKKLFGVTVTAADGQAPVWHEDVRYFQIADETGEAEDEVRAAGIAYFYLDPYSRPAEKRGGAWMDDCIGRAKMTTHEGTVATRKPVAYLVCNQTPLVDGKPSLMTFNEVETLFHEFGHGLQHMLTKVDDAGAAGINNVEWDAVELPSQFMENWCYHRETLMGMAKHYETGETLPEHYYQKLIAARNYMSGSAMLRQLHFGLVDLELHHRYQPGGAETASDVRQRIAKTTTVLPPLPEDAFLCSFGHIFAGGYAAGYYSYKWAEVLSADAFGAFEEAGLDNPQALTETGKRFRNTVLALGGSQHPMDVFKSFRGREPSTEPLLRHSGLAA; translated from the coding sequence ATGAGTGCGATCGCTACAGTTGACAATCCATTATTGATCGGTCAAGGATTACCACCATTTGCTCAAATTCAGCCAGAGCATGTGGTTCCAGCCATGACGCAACTGCTGGCGGAACTAGAATCAGAACTAGCAAATTTAGAAGCAAACGTTACACCAACCTGGAGTGGGTTAGTAGAACCCATAGATCGTTTGTCAGAGCGCTTGCGCTGGAGTTGGGGTATTGTCGGGCATCTGATGGGTGTAAAAAATAGCCCCGAGCTGCGGACAGCCTACGAAACCGTACAGCCGCAAGTTGTAGAATTTTACAATAAATTTAGTCAAAGTCAGCCGCTCTACGAAGCTTTTAAGGAGCTACGAGCAAGTCAAACCTGGAAAACCCTGACAAATGCCCAAAAACGGATTGTAGAAGCAGCAATTCGAGATGCCGAGCTATCGGGCGTAGGTTTAGCAGGAGAGCAACGCGATCGCTTTAATGCGATTCAATTAGAGTTAGCCGAACTTACCACCAAGTTTTCTAACAACGTTTTGGATGCAACCAAAGCTTTCAGCCTGACACTGACATCACCAGATGAAGTAGAAGGCTTACCTCCTAGTTGGTTGAGTCTAGCAGCTCAAGCCGCCCGTGCTGCAGGGGAAGAAAAGGCAACACCGGAACATGGTCCTTGGCGCGTGACGCTGGATTTTCCCAGTTACTTACCTTTCATGCAGCATGGCAAACGTCGAGATTTGCGAGAAAAACTATATAGAGCATTTATCAGCCGCGCTTCCTCTGGGGATTTAGATAATACTCCTTTGATTGAAAAGATCTTACAACTACGACGCGAAAAAGCCAATTTGCTTGGGTTTAATAGCTACGCAGAATTAAGTCTAGCTAGTAAAATGGCTCCCAGCGTAGATGCAGTAGAGGCTTTATCAGAGGAATTGCGACGCGCTAGTTACGATGCTGCAAAGCAAGATTTAGAAAACTTGAGAACTTTTGCTGCGTCTAAAGGAGCGCCAGAAGGCAGCAACTTGCAGCATTGGGATATTGCATTTTGGGCAGAACGCCAACGAGAAGAAAAATTTGCTTTTAGTGCAGAGGAACTGCGCCCTTACTTCCCCTTACCCCAAGTCTTGGACGGGCTATTTACTCTAGTCAAAAAGCTATTTGGGGTGACTGTTACTGCTGCGGACGGTCAAGCACCAGTTTGGCATGAAGATGTGAGATATTTTCAGATTGCCGACGAAACAGGAGAAGCGGAGGACGAAGTCCGAGCCGCAGGCATCGCCTATTTTTATCTAGACCCCTACAGCCGTCCAGCGGAAAAGCGGGGTGGTGCGTGGATGGATGATTGTATTGGTCGGGCAAAAATGACAACTCACGAGGGTACAGTTGCCACTCGCAAACCTGTAGCTTATTTGGTATGCAACCAAACCCCCCTAGTTGATGGCAAGCCCAGCTTAATGACTTTCAACGAAGTGGAGACTTTATTCCATGAGTTCGGTCACGGGTTGCAACACATGTTGACTAAAGTAGACGATGCAGGGGCAGCTGGGATTAATAACGTCGAATGGGATGCAGTTGAGTTACCCAGCCAGTTTATGGAAAACTGGTGCTACCATCGAGAAACCTTAATGGGAATGGCGAAGCATTACGAAACTGGCGAGACTCTGCCAGAGCATTACTACCAAAAACTCATTGCTGCCCGCAATTATATGAGTGGCAGTGCAATGCTACGACAGTTGCACTTCGGTTTAGTCGATTTGGAACTGCACCATCGCTATCAGCCTGGTGGTGCAGAGACAGCTAGTGACGTACGTCAACGCATCGCCAAGACGACAACCGTATTACCGCCATTACCAGAAGATGCCTTTTTGTGTTCTTTTGGACATATTTTTGCTGGCGGATACGCTGCGGGATACTACAGCTACAAATGGGCAGAAGTCCTTAGTGCTGATGCCTTCGGTGCATTTGAAGAAGCTGGATTAGATAATCCCCAAGCACTGACTGAGACTGGGAAACGATTTCGCAATACCGTGCTGGCTTTGGGTGGTAGCCAACATCCAATGGATGTGTTTAAATCCTTCCGAGGTCGAGAGCCGAGTACAGAGCCTTTGTTGAGGCATAGTGGTTTGGCTGCATAG
- a CDS encoding glycogen debranching protein, translating into MTIWVNEQIDPSGMIHACIACCDETQAQACHESYQQNLTETQKASGWEARLRTVESWDDVPVNALKLD; encoded by the coding sequence ATGACAATTTGGGTTAACGAGCAGATCGATCCGTCTGGAATGATACACGCCTGCATTGCTTGCTGTGACGAAACGCAGGCGCAAGCTTGTCACGAATCCTACCAACAAAATTTGACCGAAACTCAAAAAGCATCTGGTTGGGAAGCCAGACTGCGAACGGTAGAATCGTGGGACGACGTGCCAGTTAATGCTTTGAAATTGGACTAA
- a CDS encoding hybrid sensor histidine kinase/response regulator has protein sequence MAIDSDIRDQAYQFFIQEAPELLQLIEEELLTLRTERSTAKVHNMMRAAHSIKGGAASVGLDTIKTLAHSLEDIFKGLHNPELDINAEVEGLLLEAYDCLRLPLIEQIENGQCNNEQAMATAEPVFARIESSIGNFLKGAAELPSSVDLGVDIALSIFEVDVAQGIERLSEIVTDPTGKEIAGELRAQAEVFAGIAELLNLPGFGAIASTAIAASEAHPEQALQIAQLALADFEAGRQAVMAGDRTSGGNLSPALAALVEAAAPAVFNMPVDDVFGALAEIDLASMPLPAIPDSTVEDIFGALDAIGDLAAVPTAQTSLENVFGTLVETDVPATPLATAATTPETTALPSLDDIFGSIGQDSAIADASPNTAPPADSSSIPSLDDIFGDLKLAEVPAAPAVVAAFEQKATDRVAQNSSSDTIQSIEQIFGNLPPLEDLALPTRRSAPIVPAPPKLPTVTEKTTAIAPSNPAPLKISGAWRAAPEISKAGNKATPQLSQLSVRVDLERLERMNNLVGELAINRNSLALQNDQMQAIIVALLRRFAKFRQIAHNLRDFADQMLVAPQSYKSLTSSTAGKSQTGNVVSIAPTGFAAIGQTSFDSLEMDNYGELHSLVQTTLEEIMQLEETVGDVVLLAGQSSQTLERQRQMLGHLRDDLMWARMLPLSEVLNRFPRMLRDLSNSYNKPVELKLNGTGVLVDRAVLEKLNDPLVHLVRNAFDHGIEMPEDRQQRGKPEQGTIEIRAYHQGSQTMIEVRDDGRGVNLDRIRAKGIDMGLLTPEQAAVAEPSRLLELLFEPGFSTASQVSQLSGRGVGLDVVRDQLRSLKGSVTLNSEPGRGTAFTLRIPLTLSIAKLLVCFVGSTALALPSDSIAEILIPQPDQVRVSSGKRFLHWQGHIVPAYHLSQLLQYSCPLPETQQNQSLATVPTPDDWAAPILLLEQDDQLIAIEVDRLVTEQELVIKPFSPAIAPPIYIYGCTILGNGCLIPVVDVSGLLQSFFGDGRRVGDVSALPSLPVAELPDDSSSTPSAPPVKTVTPTVLVVDDSITVRQTLALTLQKADYRVLQARDGREAINQLQQNLHIIQLVISDVEMPNMNGFEFLSHRRQDPQLSKIPVVMLTSRSSEKHQQLAKHLGAKHYFTKPYIEQEFLAAVKELLAEGVAQ, from the coding sequence ATGGCGATCGACTCTGATATTCGCGACCAGGCTTATCAATTCTTCATTCAAGAAGCCCCAGAGCTATTGCAGCTCATTGAAGAGGAATTGCTGACGCTCAGGACGGAACGCAGCACTGCCAAAGTCCATAACATGATGCGGGCTGCTCACTCAATTAAGGGAGGGGCGGCGAGTGTTGGTCTAGACACGATTAAAACCTTAGCTCATAGCCTAGAAGATATTTTTAAAGGGCTGCACAACCCAGAATTAGATATTAATGCCGAAGTAGAAGGCTTGTTACTAGAAGCTTATGACTGTCTGCGTCTACCGTTAATCGAGCAGATTGAAAACGGTCAGTGCAACAACGAGCAGGCAATGGCAACAGCAGAGCCAGTGTTTGCTCGGATCGAATCTAGTATAGGAAATTTCTTGAAAGGAGCGGCGGAGTTACCTAGCTCTGTCGATCTAGGGGTAGATATTGCACTCTCGATTTTTGAGGTGGATGTTGCTCAGGGAATCGAACGGCTCTCGGAGATCGTCACCGATCCTACAGGTAAAGAAATTGCGGGCGAATTACGAGCGCAAGCAGAAGTATTTGCAGGTATTGCCGAGTTGTTAAACCTGCCAGGATTCGGCGCGATCGCCTCTACCGCAATCGCCGCGAGCGAAGCTCATCCAGAGCAAGCTTTACAGATCGCTCAACTCGCCCTAGCTGACTTTGAGGCAGGTAGACAAGCAGTCATGGCAGGCGATCGCACATCTGGTGGCAATCTATCCCCAGCTTTAGCAGCACTAGTAGAGGCAGCCGCCCCAGCCGTTTTCAACATGCCAGTAGACGATGTTTTTGGCGCTTTGGCAGAGATAGATTTGGCATCGATGCCATTGCCAGCAATTCCCGACTCAACGGTTGAAGATATATTTGGCGCATTAGATGCAATTGGGGATTTGGCGGCAGTTCCAACTGCACAAACATCTTTAGAGAATGTATTTGGTACTTTAGTAGAAACTGATGTCCCCGCAACACCGCTCGCTACCGCTGCTACTACGCCCGAAACTACAGCGCTTCCCAGTCTGGACGATATTTTCGGTAGCATCGGTCAAGACAGCGCGATCGCAGATGCATCGCCAAACACTGCACCTCCAGCAGATAGCTCTTCGATTCCATCGCTAGATGATATTTTTGGTGACTTGAAATTGGCAGAAGTGCCAGCTGCGCCTGCTGTCGTTGCTGCTTTTGAGCAAAAAGCTACCGATCGCGTCGCTCAGAACAGTTCATCAGACACAATTCAATCTATCGAGCAGATATTTGGCAATCTACCACCACTAGAGGATCTTGCTCTACCGACCAGGCGATCGGCTCCCATAGTACCAGCCCCACCCAAGTTACCGACAGTTACAGAAAAGACTACCGCGATCGCTCCTAGCAATCCAGCTCCGCTTAAAATTTCTGGTGCTTGGCGTGCTGCCCCAGAAATAAGCAAAGCTGGTAATAAGGCTACTCCTCAACTATCTCAGCTTTCAGTGCGCGTTGACCTAGAGCGACTGGAACGGATGAACAACTTAGTTGGTGAATTGGCAATTAACCGCAACAGTCTGGCACTGCAAAACGATCAAATGCAAGCAATTATCGTTGCTTTACTGCGTCGTTTTGCTAAATTTAGACAAATTGCTCATAACTTGCGAGATTTTGCCGATCAAATGTTAGTAGCTCCTCAAAGCTATAAATCGTTAACCAGTAGTACAGCCGGAAAATCTCAAACTGGAAATGTCGTATCGATTGCACCTACAGGATTTGCCGCGATCGGTCAAACGAGCTTTGATTCTTTGGAGATGGATAACTATGGCGAGTTACACTCCCTGGTACAAACCACTCTAGAAGAAATCATGCAATTAGAAGAAACTGTGGGTGACGTGGTGTTACTGGCAGGACAATCTAGTCAAACGCTAGAAAGACAACGCCAAATGCTGGGTCATTTGCGGGATGACTTGATGTGGGCAAGGATGTTGCCTTTGAGTGAAGTTCTCAACCGTTTCCCACGCATGTTGCGCGACTTGTCTAATTCGTACAACAAACCAGTAGAACTCAAGTTAAACGGAACAGGGGTTTTAGTAGACCGAGCCGTGCTAGAAAAACTCAACGATCCGTTAGTACACCTAGTTCGCAACGCTTTCGATCACGGGATTGAAATGCCAGAAGATCGACAACAACGGGGCAAACCAGAGCAAGGGACGATTGAAATTCGCGCCTATCACCAAGGTAGCCAGACGATGATTGAAGTGCGAGACGATGGGCGGGGTGTTAACCTAGACCGGATTCGAGCAAAAGGAATAGACATGGGGTTATTAACTCCAGAACAAGCAGCCGTTGCCGAGCCATCGCGGTTGTTAGAATTGCTATTTGAACCAGGATTTTCTACAGCAAGTCAAGTCAGCCAGCTGTCCGGTCGGGGTGTAGGACTGGATGTGGTGCGCGACCAATTGCGATCGCTTAAAGGTAGCGTGACGCTTAACTCTGAACCAGGGCGCGGCACTGCTTTTACCTTACGCATTCCACTGACATTATCGATCGCCAAACTACTCGTTTGCTTTGTTGGTTCCACTGCTCTGGCGTTACCTTCTGACAGTATTGCTGAAATTTTAATTCCACAACCCGATCAGGTGAGAGTCAGTAGCGGCAAGAGATTCTTGCATTGGCAAGGTCATATTGTCCCTGCCTATCACCTATCCCAACTGCTTCAATATTCTTGCCCGTTACCGGAAACTCAACAAAATCAAAGTTTGGCAACTGTGCCTACCCCTGATGACTGGGCAGCGCCCATTTTGCTGTTGGAGCAAGACGATCAGCTGATTGCCATTGAAGTCGATCGCTTGGTCACAGAGCAAGAACTCGTCATTAAACCTTTCAGTCCCGCGATCGCGCCACCAATATATATTTATGGCTGTACGATTTTGGGTAATGGTTGTTTGATCCCAGTCGTTGACGTATCTGGGCTGTTGCAATCCTTCTTTGGCGACGGACGGCGCGTCGGTGACGTTTCCGCATTACCCAGCTTGCCTGTTGCTGAACTGCCAGATGATAGTAGTTCTACTCCATCAGCTCCCCCAGTTAAAACTGTGACTCCAACTGTGCTGGTAGTAGATGACTCAATCACCGTGCGACAAACTCTGGCACTAACTCTACAAAAAGCCGATTATCGCGTTTTACAAGCTAGGGACGGTCGAGAGGCAATCAACCAACTGCAACAAAATCTACACATTATTCAACTCGTAATTTCCGATGTAGAAATGCCAAACATGAATGGCTTTGAGTTCCTTAGTCATCGCAGACAAGACCCACAACTCTCAAAAATTCCTGTAGTGATGCTCACGTCCCGTAGTAGCGAGAAGCACCAACAGCTAGCTAAACATTTAGGCGCTAAACACTACTTCACTAAACCGTACATCGAGCAAGAATTCCTAGCAGCCGTTAAAGAACTCCTGGCAGAAGGTGTTGCCCAATAG
- a CDS encoding potassium channel protein has product MYSTPEKTYRRIQKELLAGAIALVGVLLLGTLWYRLVEGWSWEDAAYMTVITLATVGYGETRPLGNRGRLFTIGLILMGVITIGYIVNRFTEAVIQGYFQEGIRLRQQRRLMESLSGHYILCGFGRTGQQIALEFQAEGANFVTVDLDDASVEKARQLGYVAIQGDATLDDTLLQLRVDRAICLVAALPSDAENLYTVLSAKTLNPQIRAIARASTREALQKLQRAGADAVVSPYITGGKRMAAAALRPQVLDFVDGILTGADRELYMEEFRLDPAVCPCIGQTLREAKLRSQTGALILAIRRVDGSLIGGPTADTTLMAGDLLICMGTAEQLRQLNQILGPIRPQQLPRPPKH; this is encoded by the coding sequence TTGTACTCAACCCCAGAGAAAACATATCGTCGAATTCAAAAAGAGTTACTAGCGGGGGCGATCGCGCTTGTAGGTGTCTTGTTATTGGGAACTCTGTGGTATCGCCTAGTAGAAGGTTGGTCGTGGGAAGATGCGGCTTACATGACGGTAATTACCCTAGCCACCGTCGGTTATGGTGAAACTCGACCGTTGGGCAATCGCGGACGATTATTTACCATCGGTCTAATTTTAATGGGAGTGATTACGATCGGTTATATCGTCAATCGCTTTACAGAAGCTGTAATTCAAGGGTACTTTCAAGAAGGAATTCGACTGAGGCAACAGCGGCGGTTAATGGAATCGCTCTCTGGACACTACATCTTATGTGGATTTGGGCGCACGGGCCAGCAAATTGCCCTGGAATTTCAAGCTGAAGGGGCTAATTTTGTCACGGTTGACTTGGATGATGCTTCGGTAGAAAAAGCACGGCAGCTCGGTTACGTAGCAATCCAGGGTGATGCGACGTTAGACGATACTCTGCTGCAACTGCGAGTCGATCGAGCGATTTGTCTAGTTGCGGCACTGCCTTCTGATGCCGAAAACCTCTATACGGTCCTGTCAGCCAAAACCCTCAATCCGCAAATTCGAGCGATCGCTAGAGCAAGTACGAGAGAGGCTTTACAAAAGCTACAAAGGGCAGGAGCTGATGCAGTTGTATCCCCCTATATCACGGGAGGTAAACGTATGGCAGCAGCGGCATTAAGACCCCAAGTATTAGATTTCGTCGATGGTATCCTCACGGGAGCAGACCGCGAACTGTACATGGAGGAATTTCGTCTCGATCCGGCAGTGTGTCCCTGCATCGGTCAAACTTTGCGAGAAGCAAAACTGCGATCGCAAACTGGAGCGCTAATTTTAGCAATTCGCCGCGTAGATGGCTCTCTAATTGGTGGTCCTACGGCAGACACCACATTAATGGCAGGCGATTTATTGATTTGTATGGGAACGGCAGAACAATTGCGCCAACTCAATCAAATTTTGGGACCAATTCGCCCCCAGCAGCTCCCGCGTCCGCCCAAGCACTAG
- a CDS encoding aspartate aminotransferase family protein, producing the protein MTIDTLISSHNLSVSAATAVKSFDSDSFKESVMDTYARFPIALERGAGCRVWDTTGKEYLDFVAGIATCTLGHAHPAMVETVSRQIQTLHHVSNLFYVPVQGQLAQWLIQHSCAEKVFFCNSGAEANEAAIKLARKYARTVQKIEHPVMLTAHASFHGRTLATITATGQPKYQKNFAPLVPGFHYVPYNDIQAIEAAIAELDEGDRAVSAILLEPLQGEGGVRPGEVAYFQAIRRICDETGILLILDEVQVGMGRSGKLWGYENLGIEPDIFTSAKGLGGGIPIGAMMCKQHYDVFAPGDHASTFGGNPFACAVGLTVCETLVKENLLENVSARGEQLRTGLRALAAKYAALITDVRGWGLINGMELAAESEITAADLVKAAIAEGLLLVPAGPKVLRFVPPLIVTETEVNLALQALETAIAAVSEWGRVRY; encoded by the coding sequence GTGACTATAGATACTCTTATTTCTAGCCATAACTTGTCAGTATCAGCTGCCACTGCGGTAAAATCCTTCGACTCAGACAGCTTCAAAGAGTCAGTCATGGACACATATGCCCGTTTCCCCATAGCCTTAGAACGGGGTGCGGGTTGTCGGGTTTGGGATACCACAGGAAAAGAATATCTCGATTTTGTCGCCGGAATTGCCACCTGCACCCTGGGACACGCACACCCAGCGATGGTAGAGACTGTCAGCCGCCAAATTCAGACGCTACACCATGTGTCCAATCTGTTTTACGTCCCCGTGCAAGGGCAACTAGCACAATGGTTGATTCAGCATTCATGTGCCGAGAAAGTCTTTTTCTGCAATTCCGGTGCGGAAGCCAACGAAGCGGCAATTAAACTCGCCCGCAAATACGCCCGTACCGTACAGAAGATCGAGCATCCAGTCATGCTCACGGCTCACGCCAGCTTCCACGGCAGAACGCTAGCGACGATTACCGCTACCGGACAGCCGAAATATCAAAAAAACTTTGCCCCATTAGTCCCAGGGTTTCACTACGTCCCCTACAACGACATTCAAGCGATTGAAGCGGCGATCGCCGAACTGGATGAAGGCGATCGGGCAGTGAGTGCGATTTTGCTCGAACCGCTGCAAGGAGAAGGTGGGGTGCGCCCTGGGGAGGTGGCTTACTTCCAAGCCATCCGCCGGATTTGCGACGAAACGGGGATTTTACTGATTCTCGACGAAGTGCAAGTGGGGATGGGTCGTTCTGGCAAGTTGTGGGGCTACGAGAATTTAGGCATCGAACCGGATATTTTCACTTCTGCCAAAGGTTTAGGAGGTGGGATTCCGATCGGGGCGATGATGTGCAAGCAGCATTACGACGTGTTTGCACCAGGAGATCATGCCAGTACATTTGGCGGCAACCCATTTGCCTGTGCGGTTGGCTTAACAGTGTGCGAAACACTCGTTAAAGAGAATTTATTAGAAAATGTCAGCGCCCGTGGCGAACAGTTAAGAACGGGCTTGCGGGCGCTGGCGGCCAAATATGCCGCGCTCATCACTGACGTGCGCGGTTGGGGTTTAATTAATGGGATGGAGTTAGCTGCCGAAAGCGAAATTACCGCAGCGGATCTAGTTAAAGCGGCGATTGCTGAAGGTTTGTTACTCGTTCCGGCAGGACCAAAAGTGCTTCGCTTCGTGCCACCCTTGATTGTTACCGAAACAGAAGTCAATCTTGCCCTACAAGCATTGGAAACAGCGATCGCAGCAGTGTCAGAATGGGGTAGGGTGCGTTATTAA
- the cbiT gene encoding precorrin-6Y C5,15-methyltransferase subunit CbiT, translating to MPSQLWPYITPGIPDDLFERLPGIPLSKREIRLLLISQLRLQPNSLVWDIGAGTGTIPVEIGLLCPKAQIIAVERDDEVASLIRRNCDRFNVKNVEVVEASAPECLPNLPQAPHRVCIEGGRPIKDILKAVWQYLPLQGRVVTTAGNLESLYAISQGLAELHARNIDVVQSSVNRLEQKGNQQTFAAVDPIFILSGEKLD from the coding sequence ATGCCTTCCCAACTCTGGCCCTATATTACACCAGGTATCCCTGACGATTTATTCGAGCGCTTGCCAGGAATTCCCTTGAGTAAGCGGGAAATTCGGTTATTGCTGATTTCTCAACTGCGGTTACAACCAAACTCCTTGGTGTGGGATATTGGCGCAGGAACAGGGACAATTCCGGTTGAAATTGGCTTGTTGTGTCCGAAAGCCCAGATTATTGCTGTCGAGCGAGATGACGAAGTTGCTAGCTTGATCCGTCGCAACTGCGATCGCTTTAATGTGAAAAATGTTGAAGTCGTAGAAGCTAGCGCCCCAGAATGCTTACCAAATTTACCTCAAGCTCCGCACCGAGTTTGTATTGAAGGTGGTCGTCCTATCAAAGATATTCTCAAAGCTGTTTGGCAATATCTGCCGCTACAAGGTAGAGTCGTTACCACGGCTGGTAATTTGGAAAGTTTATACGCTATTTCTCAAGGTTTAGCTGAGTTACATGCTAGAAATATCGATGTCGTCCAATCATCTGTCAATCGCTTAGAGCAAAAAGGTAATCAGCAAACCTTTGCTGCTGTCGATCCTATTTTTATTTTGAGTGGAGAAAAGCTAGACTAA